Below is a window of Streptomyces sp. NBC_01429 DNA.
CGAGCGGGTCGCTCCCGACCCGGACGAGGTCGAGTTCCGCCGCGAGCAGCCGCAGCGGCAGACCGGCGAGACTGCCGTACTCGGTGGCGAGCAGGGCGATCTCGCGGCGCAGCGGCTCCGCCCGGTAGGCGGCGACCAGGGGCTGGTCCCGCCCGTCGGCGTCGGTGAGCAGAGCGGCCTCCCGGCCGGTGGCGTCCAGCGTCCCGATCAGCCGCTGGACCGTCGGCTTCTCCAGGAACGGGAGATCGGCCGAGAGGACGACCACGGTCTCGGTACCGGCGGCGAGAGACCGCACCCCCGCGTCGAGCGCGGCGAGCGGCCCGCCGCCCGGCGGATCCTCGCGCGCCCAGCGCACCGGACGCGCGGTGGGCCGTCTGCCGCCCACGACCACGGTGCTCCCGGCCTGTGCGCAGGCCGCCAGCACCCGGTCGAGCAGCGGCCGGCCCCCGACCCGTACTCCCGGTTTGTCGACCCCACCGAGCCGCTTCGCGGCACCTCCGGCGAGCACGATGGCGTCATAGGCGGTCATGACTGAAGTATGAGCCGCCGTCCGCATGCTCGAAGCACCCGAGGCGGCCCGTATCCGCGCGTATCCCTCCAGGACCCCGGCGGCGGTCCCTACAGCGTGCGCAGCAGCACCGCCGGTTGCTCGACGCAGTCCGCCACATAGCGCAGGAAACCGCCCGCCGTACCGCCGTCGCAGACCCGGTGGTCGAAGGTGAGCGACAGCTGCACGACCTGACGCACCGCCAGCTCCCCTTGGTGCACCCATGGTTTGGGCACGATCCGGCCGACGCCGAGCATCGCCGCCTCCGGGTGGTTGATGATCGGCGTGGAGCCGTCGACGCCGAACACCCCGTAGTTGTTGAGCGTGAACGTTCCGCCCGTGAGATCGGCCGGCGTCAGCCGTCCGGCCCTGCCCGCCTCCGTCAGCCGCGCGAACTCGGCGCTCAGCGACTCGGCGGAGCGCAGATGCGCGTCCCGTACGACGGGGACGACCAGCCCTCGGTCGGTCTGCGCGGCGAACCCGAGATGCACAGCGGGCAGGCGTACGACCTCCCGCGCCGCCATGTCCACGGTCGAGTTCAGCTCGGGATGGCGGGCGAGCGCCGAGGTACAGATCCGGGCCAGCAGGGCGAGCAGCGATATCTTCGCGCCGCCCGCGGCGTTCATCGCCGCCCTGGCGGCCATCAGCTCCGTGGCGTCCGCGTCGACCCAGCAGGTCGCGTCCGGGATCTCGCGCCGGCTGCGCGCGAGCTTGTCAGCGACCGCGCCCCGCACACCCCGCAACGGCACCCGGGTCGCCCCGGCCTGCCCGGCCCCGGCGGCGGAAGCGGGAGCGGCGGCGGAAGCGGCGGTGCCAGGCGCCGGTACGGATGCCGGTACGGGTACTACGGGTACCCGTACGGGTGCGGCCACCGGCGCCGCGGCAGCGGGCGCCGCGGCAGCCACGCCCTCCCTGATCGCCTGCTCGACGTCGCAGCGCAGGATCAGCCCCTCCGGTCCCGAGCCGGTCAGCCCGCGCAGATCCACTTCGTGCTCACGGGCCAGCCGGCGCACCAGCGGCGAGACGACCGGGACAGGCCCCTGTGCCTGTGCCAGGGCCTGTCCCGCGCCCGTACCGTTCACCGGCCCGGCGGCGGAGTGCGTCGCCGCGAGAGCAGCCCGGGCCAACCGGTCGGGCCGGACCCGGCGACGGCGCGCCACCGGCGCCCCCGTCCCGTACCCGACCAGCACATTGCCCGACGCCTCGGCCGAGGCGTCCGTCGGGGCGGACGCGGCCGGGGCCGCCGGCTCCGACGGCCCGGCGGTCTCCGGCGAGGACCCGGCGGCGG
It encodes the following:
- a CDS encoding dihydrolipoamide acetyltransferase family protein, encoding MAQVLEFKLPDLGEGLTEGEIVRWLVAVGDVVAVDQPVVEVETAKAMVEVPCPYGGVVTARYGEEGTELPVGAPLLTVAVGASEAVPEAGGDVPAAGSSPETAGPSEPAAPAASAPTDASAEASGNVLVGYGTGAPVARRRRVRPDRLARAALAATHSAAGPVNGTGAGQALAQAQGPVPVVSPLVRRLAREHEVDLRGLTGSGPEGLILRCDVEQAIREGVAAAAPAAAAPVAAPVRVPVVPVPASVPAPGTAASAAAPASAAGAGQAGATRVPLRGVRGAVADKLARSRREIPDATCWVDADATELMAARAAMNAAGGAKISLLALLARICTSALARHPELNSTVDMAAREVVRLPAVHLGFAAQTDRGLVVPVVRDAHLRSAESLSAEFARLTEAGRAGRLTPADLTGGTFTLNNYGVFGVDGSTPIINHPEAAMLGVGRIVPKPWVHQGELAVRQVVQLSLTFDHRVCDGGTAGGFLRYVADCVEQPAVLLRTL
- a CDS encoding NTP transferase domain-containing protein; protein product: MTAYDAIVLAGGAAKRLGGVDKPGVRVGGRPLLDRVLAACAQAGSTVVVGGRRPTARPVRWAREDPPGGGPLAALDAGVRSLAAGTETVVVLSADLPFLEKPTVQRLIGTLDATGREAALLTDADGRDQPLVAAYRAEPLRREIALLATEYGSLAGLPLRLLAAELDLVRVGSDPLASFDCDTWEDISTARARIREHGSVLDEWMTAVKEELGIELDVDTHVLLDLARDAAHGVARPAAPLTTFLVGYAAGRAAGDGPEAVAEASRKATALALRWADETGETGGTDAPDGGSAGGAPKGAEAG